One Paenibacillus riograndensis SBR5 DNA segment encodes these proteins:
- a CDS encoding GntR family transcriptional regulator, which translates to MNILISSTSGEPIYAQITGQVRQLILQGELVSGTPLPSIRQLAKELQISVITTKRAYEELEREGLINSIVGKGSFVSGADQEFIREQRLRIMEGKLKEIIDESRLLGMEYTELAEMLKLLYEEEKE; encoded by the coding sequence ATGAACATTTTGATCTCGAGTACTTCCGGCGAGCCGATCTATGCGCAGATTACAGGACAGGTCCGCCAACTGATTCTTCAAGGTGAACTGGTCTCCGGGACGCCGTTGCCATCCATCCGCCAGCTTGCCAAAGAGCTGCAGATCAGCGTCATCACTACCAAACGTGCATATGAAGAGCTGGAACGGGAAGGGCTCATTAACTCTATCGTCGGCAAGGGATCGTTCGTATCCGGGGCAGATCAGGAATTCATCCGGGAACAACGGCTGCGGATTATGGAGGGGAAGCTGAAGGAGATTATCGACGAGAGCAGGCTTTTGGGAATGGAATATACCGAGCTTGCGGAAATGCTTAAACTGCTCTATGAGGAGGAAAAAGAATGA
- the melA gene encoding alpha-glucosidase/alpha-galactosidase: MNKITFIGAGSTVFAKNVLGDCMGTAALQGFEPALFDIDLERLEDSRRMLNNIKASTGSTCIVKAYTDRKEALRGAKYVINAIQVGGYDPCTITDFEIPKKYGLRQTIADTVGIGGIFRNLRTIPVMLDFAADIREVCPDALFLNYTNPMAVLTNVMNTYGGVQTVGLCHSVQHCIPGLFEALGMDQTGVQAKIAGINHMAWLLEVTKDGEDLYPEIKRRAAEKQKEHHHDMVRYEMMLKFGYYITESSEHNAEYHPYFIKRNYPELIERFQIPLDEYPRRCVEQISKWKQMREELVHDTTLHHERSHEYASYILEAIETNVPFKIGGNVLNTGLITNLPREACVEVPCLVDASGVTPTYVGDLPPQCAALNRTNINTQLLTIEAATTGKKEHIYHAAMLDPHTSAELSMDDIVAMCDELIAAHGQWLPDFK, encoded by the coding sequence ATGAACAAAATTACATTTATCGGTGCGGGGAGTACGGTTTTTGCTAAAAATGTGCTGGGTGACTGCATGGGGACAGCAGCATTGCAGGGCTTTGAGCCTGCTCTGTTCGACATAGATTTGGAGCGGCTTGAGGATTCCAGAAGGATGCTGAATAATATCAAGGCCAGTACGGGCAGCACATGTATTGTGAAGGCCTACACGGACCGGAAGGAAGCACTGCGCGGCGCCAAGTACGTGATCAATGCGATTCAGGTAGGCGGTTATGATCCGTGTACGATTACAGATTTTGAGATTCCTAAGAAATACGGACTTCGGCAGACGATCGCGGACACAGTCGGCATTGGCGGCATATTCCGCAACCTGCGCACGATACCGGTTATGCTTGATTTTGCCGCAGATATCCGCGAGGTATGCCCGGATGCGCTTTTCTTGAACTATACCAACCCGATGGCAGTGCTGACCAATGTAATGAACACCTATGGCGGAGTGCAGACGGTCGGGTTGTGCCACAGCGTGCAGCACTGTATTCCCGGCTTATTCGAAGCGCTAGGAATGGACCAGACAGGTGTGCAGGCGAAGATCGCCGGCATCAATCACATGGCCTGGCTGCTGGAAGTTACGAAGGATGGAGAGGATCTGTATCCGGAAATTAAGCGCCGTGCCGCTGAGAAGCAAAAAGAACACCATCATGATATGGTGCGGTACGAAATGATGCTGAAATTCGGATATTACATTACGGAATCTTCAGAGCACAATGCGGAATACCATCCTTATTTTATCAAACGGAACTATCCTGAACTGATCGAACGGTTTCAAATTCCGCTGGACGAATATCCGCGCCGGTGTGTGGAGCAGATCAGCAAGTGGAAGCAGATGCGCGAGGAGCTGGTTCATGATACAACACTGCATCATGAACGCTCGCATGAGTATGCTTCGTACATTCTGGAAGCCATCGAAACCAATGTGCCTTTCAAAATCGGCGGCAATGTACTGAACACCGGACTGATCACGAATCTCCCGCGGGAAGCCTGTGTAGAAGTGCCTTGTCTAGTCGATGCCAGCGGAGTCACGCCTACCTATGTTGGTGATCTGCCGCCGCAATGCGCTGCACTGAACCGCACGAATATTAATACGCAGCTGCTGACCATTGAAGCGGCTACAACCGGTAAGAAGGAGCATATCTATCACGCGGCGATGCTGGACCCGCATACATCCGCCGAGCTGTCGATGGATGACATTGTAGCCATGTGCGACGAATTGATCGCTGCCCATGGCCAATGGCTTCCGGATTTTAAATAG
- a CDS encoding AraC family transcriptional regulator has protein sequence MTPEHYDFKAGFNLLPEEQDLAVLFSGEGKPYPGHKIGPSVHDYYLIHTVLDGGGSFQSSTVTQQCRKGDTFVIFPGSLFSYQADEHNPWHYVWVALQGTAVSGLLSDIGITRERPLLYTENTSELHSLYERIRICFKQSAYPRLESLEASGWTRLLLHHFGQDNLALLPARPKELPEIIDRQIDQAIRWISLQFHQQISIDHMAATLGYHRAHLSKAFKQKTGLSPKQYLLKMRLDKAKSLLSGTLTIDQVASSVGFNDALYFSRQFRKFSGMSPSEYRAMLRQE, from the coding sequence ATGACTCCTGAACATTATGACTTTAAAGCCGGATTCAATCTGCTGCCGGAGGAGCAGGACCTTGCCGTTCTGTTCAGCGGCGAAGGCAAACCTTATCCCGGCCATAAAATCGGCCCCTCCGTGCATGATTATTATCTGATCCATACCGTTTTGGATGGCGGGGGCAGCTTTCAGAGCAGCACGGTCACGCAGCAGTGCCGGAAGGGCGATACCTTTGTGATCTTCCCCGGTTCGCTTTTCAGCTATCAGGCGGATGAGCATAACCCCTGGCATTATGTTTGGGTGGCGCTCCAAGGCACAGCTGTATCCGGACTTCTCTCCGATATCGGCATTACGCGGGAGCGGCCGCTGTTGTACACAGAGAATACATCCGAGCTGCACAGCTTGTACGAACGAATCCGTATATGCTTCAAGCAGTCTGCATATCCCCGCCTGGAAAGTCTGGAGGCCTCGGGCTGGACAAGGCTCCTGCTCCACCATTTCGGTCAGGACAACCTTGCCCTCCTGCCCGCCAGGCCAAAGGAACTGCCGGAAATCATCGACCGCCAGATTGACCAGGCTATCCGCTGGATCTCGCTGCAGTTCCATCAGCAGATCAGCATTGATCATATGGCGGCTACGCTCGGTTACCATCGGGCGCATCTTTCCAAAGCTTTTAAACAGAAGACAGGTCTGTCCCCTAAGCAGTATCTGCTGAAAATGCGGCTGGACAAAGCTAAAAGCCTGCTCTCCGGCACGCTCACAATTGATCAGGTGGCTTCATCCGTCGGCTTCAACGATGCCTTGTATTTCTCCAGGCAGTTCCGCAAATTCAGCGGCATGTCGCCCAGTGAATACCGCGCGATGCTGCGGCAGGAATAG
- a CDS encoding DedA family protein encodes MHQLLNAITDAALNLVSSLGIWGIWIGMVLESACIPIPSEVIMLSGGLLIARGTLSFPEVVAAGVLGNLMGSIAAFYVGMHGGRKLLEKYGKYILFNSRHLEQSQRWFDRYGESTVFFTRMLPFIRTFISLPAGIAGMKTGKFIFFTALGSLPWNIALVYLGYRLGDNWTIVEKYMRPVSYAICGAVVILIILWLVRRKKERTV; translated from the coding sequence ATGCACCAATTATTGAACGCTATAACTGATGCTGCTCTAAATCTTGTTAGTTCGCTGGGAATCTGGGGGATCTGGATCGGGATGGTGCTGGAGAGCGCCTGTATTCCCATTCCCAGCGAGGTCATCATGCTCAGCGGGGGGCTGCTGATTGCCAGAGGAACGTTATCCTTTCCAGAGGTGGTGGCTGCTGGAGTGCTGGGGAATCTGATGGGTTCGATTGCAGCTTTCTATGTAGGGATGCATGGCGGCAGAAAATTGCTGGAGAAGTACGGGAAATATATTCTTTTTAACTCCCGTCACCTGGAGCAGTCCCAGCGCTGGTTCGACCGCTACGGGGAGAGCACGGTATTCTTCACCCGAATGCTGCCCTTTATTCGCACCTTCATCTCTTTGCCCGCAGGAATCGCCGGGATGAAGACCGGGAAATTTATCTTTTTTACCGCACTTGGCTCTCTGCCCTGGAATATCGCGCTGGTCTATCTGGGATACCGGCTGGGAGACAATTGGACAATCGTTGAAAAATACATGCGCCCGGTAAGCTATGCCATTTGCGGAGCTGTCGTTATCCTGATCATTCTATGGCTGGTGCGGCGGAAGAAAGAACGCACGGTATAA